The genomic interval AGAATTCGACCGTGGTAAAGATTGTCAGAAACCAGATACCCAATCCTGGAAACTGGATCGGTGTCAGATTTGTTCGCCAACCTGGACGTCCACTATCGGAAGGTGCCAACATTTACCTTGAGGCCGGTGGAGAGAAACGTGTGACGACGATTGTAACTGGCGACTCACATCAAGCTCAACATGCACCGATCAAGCATTTTGGATTGGGGGATTCTACGAAGGTCGATGCACTCGAAGTGGTGTGGGCGAATGGGAAACGTACACGCCTCGAAAATCCTTCTGTGAACGTGTATCATGACTTTTAAGCCAAGGAGAGGGCTCAGATCAGTCGAATTTTTACCTCGGTCGATTATAGGGATTGCTGCATTGTTTGGTTGGTCTTTGTCAATGGTAGGTGCACCCGGAGGATTTACCGAAACGACCATTCCCGCCGGTATTTCTTATCAACAATATAGAGACGACTATGTTACCCCCGAGGAAGTTAACATTCTTACCGGTGGAGCAGCTGCCGGTGATTTTGATAACGATGGATGGGTAGACTTGTTTGTTACCCGCGTTGACGATACCGATATCCTATACCGGAACCGAGGAGGATTTCGAGCGCCCGATGCCCCGTGGTTTGAAGATGTGACCGCGACTGCGAACATTCTAATTAATGATAGTACCAACGGCGCAGCCTGGGGCGATATCGACAATGATGGAGATCTGGATTTGATCGTTACCACCATTCAGTCGCCTCGCTTTTATTTATATTTGAATCAGGGTAATGGCACCTTTGTTGAAGAAGGAATTGAGCGTGGTGTCGCTTTGATTGGCGAAACGGATCATAACGGATTCAGTATTGCATTCGGCGACTACGATCGCGACGGCTGGCTCGACGTTCATATTTGCGAATGGGGAATTCTTCGTTCTGCCCCGGGGGTGGAGAATCACACGGTCCTTCTCCGAAACCGTGGTCCTTCCTTTCCCGGTTTTTTTGAAAATGCTACCGAAGCTGCCGGTGTGGTAATGGGAACGGGTGACCAGGAAAAACTCTTTGCCTTTGCCTCCAGCTTTGCCGATTTCGATGGCGATGGGTGGCCAGACTTGGCAGTGGCGTCGGATTTTAGAACTTCTCAGATATTTTGGAACAATGGCGACGGTACTTTCTTAGAAGGAACAGATGCCGCAGGTATAAATAAAGGAAGCAGCGAAATGGGATCCGCCATTGGTGACTTCAACCTGGATGGCTTATTGGATTGGTTCATTACCTGTATCGAAGACAACCGGTTTTATCGAAATCTCGGCGACCGTGTATTTGCAGAAGAGGCTGGGATGATGGGCTTGCAAAATGCAGGATGGGGATGGGGTACCCAGATGTTGGATATGGAGAACGATGGGGATCTCGATCTTATTATGACGAACGGTTATCATGCCCACGAAACGACCAAAGAAATTTATTATGCTTCCAATAATAGAGACCTCATGCATTTGTGGAGAAATGATGACGCTTCATATACGGATGTGAGTGCTGGTTTTGGAATTCGCGATGATGGTGAAGGTAAAGGGCTTCTATTATTTGATTACGACCGTGATGGTGATCAGGATGTGTTTGTAACAAACACAGGAGAAGCTTCCACCCTTTATAGAAACGATATTCATAATGGTAATGCCTGGCTACGGCTCGAATTAAAGGGAACAGCCTCTAACTCCCAGGGGATAGGTTCCAGGGTGAAGGTCACTGCAACAGATGCTGCCGAACCCAGGTATTACGAACTGATCGGTGCAAACAATTTTTTGAGCCAAAGCGAAGCGGCAGTGCATATCGGTCTTGGCTCATTAGTGGAACCGGTTCACCAGGTGGAAATATCCTGGCCAAGTGGTAAGATTCAAATTCTAAGGGATGTTGCCATCAACCAACACTTGTCTGTTGAAGAGCCTCCCTTCTTTTTTTATTCCGATTGGGTCGTTCAAAAGTTTCCTGTGGAAGATCAAAGTGATTCTGAAGTCGTGGCCCAATTGGCTGATAAGGATAAAGACGGTGTCAATAATCTCTGGGAATATGTATTTGGTCTTCATCCCTTGATTGCCAATGTGCATCCTTTATTCCAACTTCAATCGGTAGAGGATGAGGTGAACGCTTATTGCCTTAACTTTTCCCGAGGCATTGAAGGTGACGATATTCATCTTTCGTTTGAGTGCTCCACTGACCTGGACTCTTGGTCAGAATTAACCGACTATGTAGAAACGGTTGTTCCGGGGAATGATCGTAATGAAGTTCAATTGAAGTTCTCAAAGGCTGGTCCATTCTTCTTTCAGATTCGGGCTCTGGTGGAGTGGTAGTCTTAGTGGAAGATGTTTGGAGGTCACCATTCGGCAGGAAGCCGATCCCCGATCTTATGCACTTAGTTTCAATAGGCTATCCATGAATTTGATGATTCAATTATCTGTACACAAAAAAGCGCCTCCAGAACTCCGGAGGCGCTTTAATGGGTCAATTCAGGTTAGAAACTAAATGTATTTGTAAGCTCCCATGTTTGAGAAGGACTGATCCGCCAGGCTGCAGGAGTTCCATCAGGTTGGGTATTGAGCGGAATCAGCTCGTTACCTACGCCAATGTTCCGTAAATTCAACTGGATACGCCAGTCGATTTTGTCGGTTAGTTTGCTACTGTATCCTATCCAGGCGTCGTAATTTTCTTCAGTCGGACCTTTGTAAGGGTTATTCAAATCGAATGTGGTGTTTCCATCACTGTCAGATTTTAACGGATAACCGATGATGTTTGAGTCTTGGTATCGGAAACCTCCACCTACATTTAGGCCGGCGAGGCGACCCTCTTTGAAGTCATAGTTGGTTATCAAATTAAACCGCCATTTGCGCAGTTCGGGAACAGATGATCCTTGTTGCAGGATCATCAATTTGTAGGGGCCGATGAAGTTGTCTTGCATGATTGAACGGAAGGTAGGAGCACTGTTGCTACCGCTCCATATACGGACATCCCCTGCAGGTCCTTCTGCAACCGCAATACGTGATTCGATGTATTTCGCCACTGCTCCGCCAACATTGTCGCTAATGGCATCTGTTTTGGCTGCATTTATCGCAATCCGCCAATTAGGAGTTGGCTGAGCTACAAACTCAAACTCGGTTCCTTTGGAAACGGTGTCGCTGGTGGCGGCCAGACCATTCGGTTGTTGTGCAGTTTGAAGACCGTCGATCCTGGTTTGTAATGCGGTATCCACATTCCATGCATCCCAAAACGCTTGCGGTGGTAAATTCGCAAAATAGTCAGTGTAAGCAGCTTGCTCGAATGCACTGGCGGCGGCCTGATCGGGCAGGTTTACCCCACCTGAGTTAATGGCTATTCCAGGTCCGTATTCATCTTTCCAATCGTCGTGCATGTTTTCAGAGAAAATGGTTGCCCAGTTGTAGGCCCAGTTTTCTACAGTTCCTACTGACCACAAGATACTTGCCATCGTACTGTTCGTGGCATTGGCGACCTTTGTTTCGTACCAATTAACTTTCAGGGAATATTTATTGTCATGGGTCGAGAGTGTGAAACCGTAATCTTCCGTTTCGCCACTGGGTGGTGCAATTGCTTGCCCCAGGATATCAACCCGGTTGGCCGCAGGCTGGAAGTTGCTTGACTCGTTGTAAAACACACTGACTCCAAAACCTGGGTCAATTAAGCGATCCAAGTGAGCTACCACACTTTTGCTGCGGGTTATTCCTGAAACAATAGTGGGGTCGTCGTCTGTCCCAAATCCATTCAGATTTGGCACTCCATTGGTCAAAGGAGCTTGGTCGCTCCATGCCGTTGCGGTATCTTCCCGGTAGCCATACATGCCAACGATTGCATCATCCCAGAAGTGGCCTTGCCAGACTCCCGCCTTGGATTCGATTTCGTTTTTTGTCCAACGAGCCTCGTTCAGGAGGTTCGGGTTGGAACCATCCCGATTGTCGATGACTTGAAAAGGAGCATTATTCCAACCTACGTAGTTGGCCGGGTTTTCAGACTGAGTGCTTTCTCCTCCAGTGGCGTTAATCCATAGGGCTGCTGGATCGACTTCTCCACCGTTCCAGTGTGAATCAAAAAAGCGTACGCTGCCAGAGCCGGGCATTTGTATTGCCGATACCGGTGGAATATTTGCGCCCGAAGCAGAGGCACGATTTACCAGCGAGTCTCCCAAGTAAGACGAGTGGTTCAACTGGCGTCGATTGTCTCCTTGATTGGGAACTCCAATTATCTGTCCATAGGAATCTGGAGTGCCATATTGGCGGAAACCGAAGCGTTCCGTCTGTACTTTATCCCGCACGTAGAGTCCTGTTAGGGTGTGGCGGCCCAAGATACGGTAGATAGTGTTGTCATCATCCATATCCCGGAAATCGTGCCGAAAGAATCCCGTTCCGCGAATGTTCTCACGACCGATGGTGCTGTGGTTGTTTCCAAACTCATAAGAATCCGAAATGAAAGGCCGGCCGGCATTAGGATTTGGTGTGCCATCAATATAATGTGAATTGGTGTCGATATTCAGACCTTGCCTGAATCCATTCAGGAAAGTGAGTTGGCCATCACGGTAGTCTTGTTTGTCGTAGACGGCTTCATAACCCAGGTTTCCATTGAAAAAGGTTTGATCCCAAGTCACACTGAAATTATCGAAATCGGCCCACTCCTTTTTGTTAGAACCATCCAGTAGATAGTTGTAAAAATCAAAGATGGTTGGGTCGGTCAGGTGGCGATCCTTGTATTGACCAAATGTGTTGAAAGGAAGCCCCGTCGCCACAATAGGGTTGTAATCTGGATCGTAGATCTGGCTAGGGTCTTGCAGGATCCGAACGTTTCTGGCGTAGCTTGAATAGGTGGCAACGCCGGTGTGTCTGGCAAACGGATTCCCCAGAGTGCCGTCGATTGCTCCATCTGGCCCTATTCCGAAACCGCTATTGAATTCTGAAACGAAGTAGTTACCTGTATGGCTGCCCTTGGCTTCGTCTCCGAAGAAAACGATCGGGCCACCAAATACTTGAGCGTAGTTACCCAGCCAAGGTTCATGGTAGGGATTGTAATTAAGATTTGGGTGGTCCGTTCGCGCTTGGCCTGTATTGGGGTTCCCAGATTGATTTTGAACAGTAATCGGGTTAAAAACGGTTCTGCGCAGTCCGTCTTGTCGGTTGGGTCCACCAAAGAATGGAGTGATGTTATCGTTGGGGGTAACCGAACGTGGGCGGTTGCGGTCGATTTTTCCGTCTTCGTAGTTCAGCTTCAGAGAGGAGCTGATCCCATCGCCATTCAACACTTCCGGTTCGTAGCGGATGGTGGCAAAAATACGGTCATCGTCGTCAAAGGCTGGGTGTTGCTGGTACTTCTGATCTTTATTCAAGTAGGCAATACGGATTCCCAATTGGTCTTCAATCAGCACGCGATTGATGTCCAGGGTCATCCGAGTGCTGTCATTGTCTCCTATGCGAACTTCAAGCTCATGTTCGTTTTCGAAGTGGGCCGTTATGGTGCTGGTGTTGATAACGCCGGCTGGACTCCCGAGGCCAAACAGGATGGCGTTGGGTCCACGTTGCATATCTACACGATCTACATTGTAGCCATCCCATGGGACTTCAGTTAGAAAGAAATTACGTGTATTGTCTGCTGCAGCCAAACCGCGCACACGAGTGCTTTGGTGCGGTCGCAGAAAAGTTCCAGACTCATCTACTGTGTTGCCGCCGGAGATGTTAGTGAAATTTCCACCAATTCCGCTGACTTCGGTGTTAGTGGTGTATTGCAGCAGGGTTTCACTGTTAGTCGCTCCTGTATCACGCATGAATTCTTCCGTGATAACGGAAATGGCCGAACCAATATCTCTTAATTGAGTATTAATCCGGGTTCCCGCCATAGTAGTAGTGGCAGAGTATCCGGATACTTCGTCGGCTGATATCTCAAAAGGATCGAGGATTACCAAGTCTTCGTCGTCCTCTTGAGCTGATAGCGGAAGGATGATCCCGCATGAAATTAACAGCAGCAAGGCTATAGTTTTCCAGTTTGTTTTTTTGTTCATCAGAGTTCTATGGGTTTGTTAATGAGTGTGTAAAAGAAATTCACGATGTGCGATAACTGAGTGATTGTATATTAATCCGGCTCAAATTACATTGAGATGTAGTGATGGAATTCTGAGATCCTTTGCACCCATAAATGGAGATTTAAAGTGAAATTCCACATGAAATATGAGCTTTGCGATCTTCCACCGGTTAAAAATGATTTATTGAAGTAGGAGTGAATGTGTCCCAATCCCCCTGGTTATTGAGAAAATCATCTGTTTTTAGGTACATTTCCCAAAGAATGTTTGGTGGTTTTTTATTGAAAGAAAGGCTCGTAAAAATCCAAAAATAGTGGAGTTTGATACGAAAATTTCTTGGATTGTGTATTTCCAGAAACTTGAAGGGCTAAGGATCTTTGCGGTATTATTCTTCTCATGTTTGCCAAATATCTCTCTACCTGCTTCATCGCCGTTTTCTGCGGATTATTCATGGTCGCCTGCGAGACGACTGAGCCTGTTTTCAAGTCCTCCGCCGAGGGAGTGCCACCTGTGCAGTCTGCCTTTGTTAAGAATTACCTGACATTGGAAAAAGGTATGTCATCGGAAACCGTGGAAGCATTGTTTGGAAAGCCCGAATCAATAAAGGCCTTGTTGGTGGATAACGTGGAGTCATCAGTATGGCGTTATTCAGAATTATTGGAATCCAACGTCAGGATGACGACCCAAGGGATGGCCGAGGAACAATACTGGGACATTTTTGAAAATCAGATGAAGACCCGTGAGGTTGCGATTGAAGGAACGGAGCGCCTGGAGGTGAAGGCTGAATTGGAACTTTTAATGTTCCAGGGGAAGCTCGTTAGCTGGAAGGATGAGGTAACTCGCAAACGGCTGGAGTATTGAAACAAGACGGAGTTAGCA from Verrucomicrobiota bacterium carries:
- a CDS encoding CRTAC1 family protein, with the translated sequence MVGAPGGFTETTIPAGISYQQYRDDYVTPEEVNILTGGAAAGDFDNDGWVDLFVTRVDDTDILYRNRGGFRAPDAPWFEDVTATANILINDSTNGAAWGDIDNDGDLDLIVTTIQSPRFYLYLNQGNGTFVEEGIERGVALIGETDHNGFSIAFGDYDRDGWLDVHICEWGILRSAPGVENHTVLLRNRGPSFPGFFENATEAAGVVMGTGDQEKLFAFASSFADFDGDGWPDLAVASDFRTSQIFWNNGDGTFLEGTDAAGINKGSSEMGSAIGDFNLDGLLDWFITCIEDNRFYRNLGDRVFAEEAGMMGLQNAGWGWGTQMLDMENDGDLDLIMTNGYHAHETTKEIYYASNNRDLMHLWRNDDASYTDVSAGFGIRDDGEGKGLLLFDYDRDGDQDVFVTNTGEASTLYRNDIHNGNAWLRLELKGTASNSQGIGSRVKVTATDAAEPRYYELIGANNFLSQSEAAVHIGLGSLVEPVHQVEISWPSGKIQILRDVAINQHLSVEEPPFFFYSDWVVQKFPVEDQSDSEVVAQLADKDKDGVNNLWEYVFGLHPLIANVHPLFQLQSVEDEVNAYCLNFSRGIEGDDIHLSFECSTDLDSWSELTDYVETVVPGNDRNEVQLKFSKAGPFFFQIRALVEW
- a CDS encoding TonB-dependent receptor plug domain-containing protein, which translates into the protein MNKKTNWKTIALLLLISCGIILPLSAQEDDEDLVILDPFEISADEVSGYSATTTMAGTRINTQLRDIGSAISVITEEFMRDTGATNSETLLQYTTNTEVSGIGGNFTNISGGNTVDESGTFLRPHQSTRVRGLAAADNTRNFFLTEVPWDGYNVDRVDMQRGPNAILFGLGSPAGVINTSTITAHFENEHELEVRIGDNDSTRMTLDINRVLIEDQLGIRIAYLNKDQKYQQHPAFDDDDRIFATIRYEPEVLNGDGISSSLKLNYEDGKIDRNRPRSVTPNDNITPFFGGPNRQDGLRRTVFNPITVQNQSGNPNTGQARTDHPNLNYNPYHEPWLGNYAQVFGGPIVFFGDEAKGSHTGNYFVSEFNSGFGIGPDGAIDGTLGNPFARHTGVATYSSYARNVRILQDPSQIYDPDYNPIVATGLPFNTFGQYKDRHLTDPTIFDFYNYLLDGSNKKEWADFDNFSVTWDQTFFNGNLGYEAVYDKQDYRDGQLTFLNGFRQGLNIDTNSHYIDGTPNPNAGRPFISDSYEFGNNHSTIGRENIRGTGFFRHDFRDMDDDNTIYRILGRHTLTGLYVRDKVQTERFGFRQYGTPDSYGQIIGVPNQGDNRRQLNHSSYLGDSLVNRASASGANIPPVSAIQMPGSGSVRFFDSHWNGGEVDPAALWINATGGESTQSENPANYVGWNNAPFQVIDNRDGSNPNLLNEARWTKNEIESKAGVWQGHFWDDAIVGMYGYREDTATAWSDQAPLTNGVPNLNGFGTDDDPTIVSGITRSKSVVAHLDRLIDPGFGVSVFYNESSNFQPAANRVDILGQAIAPPSGETEDYGFTLSTHDNKYSLKVNWYETKVANATNSTMASILWSVGTVENWAYNWATIFSENMHDDWKDEYGPGIAINSGGVNLPDQAAASAFEQAAYTDYFANLPPQAFWDAWNVDTALQTRIDGLQTAQQPNGLAATSDTVSKGTEFEFVAQPTPNWRIAINAAKTDAISDNVGGAVAKYIESRIAVAEGPAGDVRIWSGSNSAPTFRSIMQDNFIGPYKLMILQQGSSVPELRKWRFNLITNYDFKEGRLAGLNVGGGFRYQDSNIIGYPLKSDSDGNTTFDLNNPYKGPTEENYDAWIGYSSKLTDKIDWRIQLNLRNIGVGNELIPLNTQPDGTPAAWRISPSQTWELTNTFSF